A window from Synechococcus sp. MU1643 encodes these proteins:
- the rplC gene encoding 50S ribosomal protein L3: MSIGILGKKLGMSQFFDEQGRAVPVTLIEAGPCRITQLKNDDTDGYSAVQIGFGETREKLINKPAQGHLNKSGEGLLRHLREYRVDSVEGLELGGDITVGDFEAGQKVDVSGDTVGRGFAGYQKRHGFSRGPMTHGSKNHREPGSTGAGTTPGRIYPGKRMAGRYGGKKITTRGLTILKVDSEHNLLVVKGSVPGKPGALLNIRPALRVGAKPAKGGK; the protein is encoded by the coding sequence ATGTCCATCGGCATCCTCGGGAAGAAGCTGGGTATGTCCCAGTTCTTCGACGAGCAGGGCAGAGCTGTTCCGGTCACCTTGATCGAAGCCGGCCCCTGCCGCATCACCCAACTCAAAAACGACGACACTGACGGTTATTCCGCAGTGCAGATCGGCTTTGGCGAAACCCGCGAAAAGCTGATCAACAAGCCCGCCCAGGGTCACCTGAACAAATCCGGTGAGGGGCTTCTGCGTCATCTGCGCGAATACCGCGTCGACAGCGTTGAAGGTCTCGAACTCGGTGGAGACATTACCGTCGGCGATTTCGAAGCCGGCCAGAAGGTGGACGTCAGTGGTGACACTGTCGGCCGCGGCTTCGCTGGCTACCAGAAGCGCCACGGCTTCAGCCGGGGTCCGATGACCCACGGCTCGAAGAATCACCGCGAGCCCGGTTCGACCGGTGCCGGCACGACCCCGGGCCGCATCTATCCCGGTAAGCGGATGGCCGGTCGCTACGGCGGCAAGAAAATCACCACCCGTGGCCTGACCATCCTCAAGGTGGACAGCGAGCACAACCTGCTGGTGGTGAAGGGATCCGTGCCCGGCAAGCCTGGTGCGCTGCTCAACATCCGCCCAGCCTTGCGCGTGGGCGCCAAGCCCGCCAAAGGAGGTAAGTGA
- a CDS encoding NAD(P)H-quinone oxidoreductase subunit N, whose product MPLLLTGQAFRRDLEANGCLAVQAPLEGGAETRLLRRLRGAGYSTRMTSARGLGDPEVFLTQKHGIRPPHLGHQSVGRGAAVGEVQEVAPQLGDLFEGDAPVALWLLEGQVLSRSELLSLCDLCKREPRLRIIVEMGGARSLKWEPMTSYLKA is encoded by the coding sequence ATGCCTCTGCTTCTCACCGGTCAGGCATTTCGCCGTGATCTCGAAGCCAATGGCTGTCTGGCGGTTCAGGCTCCGCTCGAAGGCGGTGCAGAAACGCGTCTATTAAGACGTCTGCGCGGTGCCGGTTACAGCACCCGCATGACATCAGCCCGCGGCCTTGGTGATCCGGAGGTGTTCCTCACCCAGAAGCACGGCATCCGTCCTCCCCATCTCGGTCACCAAAGTGTTGGTCGTGGTGCTGCTGTGGGAGAAGTGCAGGAGGTGGCTCCCCAGCTCGGCGACCTGTTTGAAGGTGATGCTCCTGTGGCCCTCTGGCTGCTGGAAGGCCAGGTGCTGTCGCGCTCCGAACTTCTTTCCCTCTGCGATCTTTGCAAGCGCGAACCACGTCTACGCATCATCGTGGAGATGGGTGGTGCTCGCAGCCTGAAGTGGGAACCGATGACCTCATATCTGAAGGCCTGA